One stretch of Tenacibaculum sp. MAR_2010_89 DNA includes these proteins:
- a CDS encoding DUF493 family protein produces the protein MINEIIMSDREAFYSKLKSQLEDTSSFPTKYLYKFIVPTDGKQVDEVQSLFNSGGAVISTKNSRTGKYVSVSIHLTVKSSDEVISYYKKAELIKGIISL, from the coding sequence ATGATAAATGAAATAATTATGTCAGATAGAGAAGCGTTTTACAGTAAATTAAAATCACAATTAGAGGATACAAGTAGTTTTCCTACAAAATATTTATATAAATTTATCGTTCCTACAGACGGTAAACAAGTAGATGAAGTACAAAGTTTATTTAATAGTGGGGGAGCAGTAATAAGTACAAAAAATTCAAGAACAGGTAAATATGTTAGTGTTTCTATACATTTAACGGTTAAAAGTTCTGATGAAGTAATTTCGTATTATAAAAAAGCAGAATTAATAAAAGGTATTATTTCTTTATAA
- a CDS encoding AAA family ATPase, translating into MQQKIVLIGGPGTGKSSILKEFIKRGYECMPEISREVTLTAQKEGIDQLFLDQPLLFSQMLLEGREKQYLDATQSEKEIIFFDRGVPDVHAYMNYLGTDYPDTYIKKSNQCTYDKVFMLAPWEEIYKSDNERYETFEQAVKIDRYLRETYEEVGYTIIDVPFGSVKERCDFILHSLKNDV; encoded by the coding sequence ATGCAACAAAAAATAGTTCTAATTGGTGGACCTGGTACAGGGAAGTCATCTATCTTAAAAGAGTTTATTAAAAGAGGTTACGAATGTATGCCTGAAATTTCAAGAGAAGTTACCTTAACCGCTCAAAAAGAAGGAATTGACCAACTTTTTCTTGACCAACCTTTACTTTTTAGCCAGATGCTTCTTGAAGGAAGAGAGAAACAATATTTAGATGCTACTCAATCTGAAAAAGAAATTATATTTTTTGATAGAGGAGTTCCAGATGTTCATGCTTATATGAATTATTTAGGTACTGATTACCCTGATACTTATATTAAAAAAAGTAATCAGTGCACTTACGACAAAGTTTTTATGTTAGCTCCGTGGGAAGAAATTTACAAATCTGACAACGAACGGTATGAAACTTTTGAACAAGCTGTAAAAATAGATCGTTACTTAAGAGAAACTTACGAAGAAGTTGGATATACTATAATTGATGTTCCTTTTGGCTCAGTAAAAGAACGTTGTGATTTTATTTTACACTCGTTGAAAAACGATGTCTAG
- a CDS encoding pentapeptide repeat-containing protein, which translates to MKNILTIIAVLFSTTFIFSQKTVNASDIMRDIKNGKTIEYSNTIIKGELDFTFMDKALPKLPKRRKWWNNGGSNTIEKQISNKIVFKNCTFKDDVLAYIPHEDSGYTFIANFESITVFKNCNFEQKAMFKYSDFERDADFSGSKFNSDTTFKYAKFDRGISFKNTYFDEPATFKYSDFNEFVSFENSVFNETATFKYTEFNDGVSFNNVKFKEDLNLKYTKVTGEFDITNMEVSYDINSKYTDINGKSFSKYLLKSRQ; encoded by the coding sequence ATGAAAAATATACTTACAATCATAGCCGTTTTATTTTCTACTACATTCATTTTTAGTCAAAAAACAGTCAATGCTTCAGATATAATGAGAGATATAAAAAATGGTAAGACCATTGAATACTCTAACACTATTATTAAAGGTGAATTAGATTTTACTTTTATGGATAAAGCTTTACCTAAATTACCTAAAAGACGTAAATGGTGGAATAATGGAGGCTCAAATACTATAGAAAAACAAATTAGTAATAAAATTGTTTTTAAAAACTGTACTTTCAAAGATGATGTACTAGCATACATTCCTCATGAAGATAGTGGTTATACATTCATCGCTAATTTTGAAAGTATTACTGTTTTTAAGAATTGTAATTTTGAGCAAAAGGCAATGTTTAAATACTCTGATTTTGAAAGAGATGCAGATTTCTCTGGCTCTAAATTTAATAGTGATACAACTTTTAAGTATGCTAAATTTGACAGAGGTATCTCATTCAAAAACACCTATTTTGATGAACCAGCTACCTTTAAATATTCTGATTTCAATGAATTTGTAAGTTTTGAAAACTCTGTTTTTAATGAAACCGCAACTTTTAAATATACAGAATTTAATGATGGGGTTTCTTTTAATAATGTGAAATTTAAAGAAGATTTAAACCTTAAATACACTAAAGTTACTGGAGAATTTGATATAACAAATATGGAAGTTTCCTATGATATAAACTCTAAATACACCGATATAAACGGAAAAAGTTTCAGTAAATACTTATTGAAAAGTAGACAATAA
- the fmt gene encoding methionyl-tRNA formyltransferase — MRDLRIVFMGTPDFAVTILEHLVTNNYTIAGVITAVDKPAGRGRKLNQSAVKKYALSQNLPVLQPKNLKSEEFQADLKDLNANLQIVVAFRMLPKSVWAMPKYGTFNLHASLLPEYRGAAPINWAIMNGESKTGVTTFFIDDKIDTGEIILQNETSIREDETVGELHDKLMHLGANLVKETVDLIAKGDVKTTKQPELEEKSAYKLYPHNCKIDWSKSLNDIYNHIRGLNPYPAAWTTINNNEEEITAKIYSVSKEFLSHDYNNGKIITTKSTLKIAVKDGFLIINEIKLSGKKLMDSRSLLNGYQFSNEAIAL, encoded by the coding sequence ATGAGAGATTTACGTATCGTTTTTATGGGAACTCCTGATTTTGCTGTAACTATACTAGAACACTTAGTTACTAACAATTATACTATTGCAGGAGTTATAACTGCAGTTGACAAACCAGCTGGTCGTGGTAGAAAATTAAATCAATCTGCAGTAAAAAAATACGCGCTATCTCAAAACTTACCAGTTCTACAACCTAAAAACCTAAAAAGTGAAGAATTTCAAGCCGATCTAAAAGATTTAAATGCAAATTTACAAATTGTAGTAGCTTTTAGAATGTTACCAAAATCTGTTTGGGCAATGCCTAAGTATGGTACATTTAACTTACACGCATCACTATTACCAGAATATAGAGGTGCTGCTCCAATTAATTGGGCTATAATGAATGGTGAATCTAAAACTGGAGTTACCACTTTCTTTATTGATGATAAAATTGATACTGGTGAAATTATACTTCAAAATGAAACTTCTATAAGAGAAGATGAAACAGTAGGTGAATTGCATGATAAATTAATGCATTTAGGTGCTAATTTAGTTAAAGAAACTGTTGACTTAATTGCAAAAGGTGATGTTAAAACAACTAAACAACCTGAATTAGAGGAAAAGTCAGCATACAAACTATACCCTCATAACTGTAAAATAGATTGGTCTAAATCATTAAATGATATATATAACCACATAAGAGGACTAAACCCATACCCTGCTGCCTGGACAACAATTAATAATAATGAAGAAGAAATTACAGCTAAAATTTATTCCGTTTCCAAAGAATTTTTGTCGCATGATTATAATAATGGAAAAATAATCACAACAAAATCAACATTAAAAATTGCAGTTAAAGATGGTTTTTTAATAATAAATGAAATTAAGCTTTCAGGAAAAAAACTAATGGACTCAAGAAGTTTGCTAAATGGTTATCAATTTTCTAACGAAGCAATAGCCCTGTAG
- a CDS encoding HU family DNA-binding protein, with protein MNKSDLIDAMAADAGISKAAAKAALDSLTSNVTKSLKSGNKVALVGWGTWSVSERAARTGRNPQTGKEIQIAAKNVVKFKAGAGLSDSVN; from the coding sequence ATGAACAAATCAGATTTAATCGATGCTATGGCTGCTGACGCAGGAATTTCAAAAGCTGCTGCTAAAGCTGCATTAGATTCTTTAACTTCTAACGTAACTAAATCTTTGAAATCAGGAAATAAAGTTGCTTTAGTTGGATGGGGAACTTGGTCTGTATCTGAAAGAGCTGCTAGAACAGGAAGAAACCCTCAAACTGGTAAAGAAATTCAAATCGCTGCTAAAAACGTTGTTAAGTTTAAAGCAGGTGCTGGTTTAAGCGACTCAGTGAACTAA
- a CDS encoding ATP-dependent DNA helicase RecQ: protein MSSKALHILNQYWGYTSFRHPQEEIINAVLNYKDTIALLPTGGGKSICFQIPALINEGVCIVISPLLALIQDQVESLTKRGIKATTIPSGSSQDEIITLFDNIRFGNYKFLYLSPERLQSRFIQEKIKQLTVNLIAIDEAHCISEWGHDFRPSYTNISILRELHSNINIIALTASATNKVIDDIKSYLELKSSNLFKKSFNRQNLAYQIFNTEDKLYKITQIFTKIKAPAIVYVSSRNRTKEISAYLNAKGFKSSFYHGGLSALEKQISFDNWMSESTPIMVATNAFGMGIDKSNVRVVIHLNLPSSLENYIQEAGRGGRDGKKAFSVILTNKSDVNSLKELQQKQYPTINEIKIIHKKLYQHFQISKGEHIESSFDFDFLAFSNKYNFIPNKVSNALQLLNNNGVITLNSSFKQKSTIQFIASSKQIINYSKHNSTTKTFIQALLRIYGGVFEQPVKINEFYIAKKASITSTKVVQLLDDLVEKGYLEYKKSTKNTELFFLLPREDDYIINRISKNIKAFYKQKKQKVNDITFFVENNTVCRSIQLLNYFDEETTKKCGICDVCLRDKKGIKNNIEILILNIIKEHKELSSKEICTLVKVKEGDILIHLRKLLANEIIGITNYNKYFIK from the coding sequence ATGTCTAGCAAAGCTTTACATATACTTAATCAATATTGGGGGTATACTTCTTTTAGACATCCACAAGAAGAAATTATAAACGCAGTTTTAAATTATAAAGATACAATTGCTTTATTACCAACAGGAGGAGGAAAATCTATTTGCTTTCAAATTCCGGCACTAATAAACGAAGGTGTTTGCATTGTGATTTCTCCATTACTTGCTCTTATACAAGATCAAGTTGAAAGCTTAACAAAAAGAGGTATTAAAGCTACTACAATCCCTTCTGGTAGTTCTCAAGACGAAATAATTACATTGTTTGATAATATTCGTTTTGGAAATTACAAGTTTCTATATTTATCGCCCGAACGTTTACAATCTAGGTTTATTCAAGAAAAAATTAAACAATTAACAGTTAATTTAATTGCTATTGACGAGGCGCATTGTATTTCTGAATGGGGTCATGATTTCCGTCCTTCATATACTAACATTTCTATTTTAAGAGAGCTACACTCTAATATTAACATTATAGCTTTAACAGCATCTGCTACTAATAAAGTAATAGATGATATTAAATCTTACCTTGAATTAAAGTCTAGTAATCTTTTTAAAAAATCTTTTAACAGACAAAATTTAGCATATCAAATTTTTAACACAGAAGATAAGCTATATAAAATCACTCAAATATTCACTAAAATAAAAGCACCGGCTATTGTATATGTTTCTTCTAGAAATAGAACTAAAGAAATTAGTGCTTATTTAAATGCTAAGGGGTTTAAAAGTAGTTTTTATCACGGAGGACTTTCTGCTCTTGAGAAACAAATCTCTTTTGATAATTGGATGTCAGAATCAACTCCCATAATGGTAGCTACAAATGCGTTTGGCATGGGAATAGATAAATCTAATGTACGTGTAGTTATTCATTTAAATCTACCTTCATCATTAGAAAACTATATTCAAGAAGCAGGTAGAGGTGGACGAGATGGTAAAAAAGCCTTTTCAGTTATATTAACTAATAAAAGTGATGTTAATTCGTTAAAAGAACTTCAACAAAAGCAGTACCCAACTATAAACGAAATTAAAATTATTCATAAAAAACTATATCAACATTTTCAAATATCAAAAGGAGAGCATATTGAATCTTCATTTGACTTTGATTTTTTAGCTTTTTCTAATAAATATAACTTCATCCCCAACAAAGTTTCTAATGCTCTTCAACTATTAAATAATAATGGAGTTATAACACTCAACTCAAGCTTTAAGCAAAAATCCACCATTCAGTTTATTGCTTCTAGTAAACAAATTATTAATTATTCAAAACATAATTCAACTACTAAAACGTTTATTCAAGCTTTATTAAGAATTTATGGAGGTGTATTTGAACAACCTGTTAAAATAAATGAGTTTTACATTGCAAAAAAAGCTAGTATTACCTCTACAAAAGTTGTACAGCTTTTAGATGACTTAGTAGAAAAGGGATACTTAGAATATAAAAAGTCTACTAAAAACACTGAATTATTTTTTTTACTTCCAAGAGAAGATGATTATATTATTAATCGTATTTCAAAAAACATAAAAGCGTTTTACAAACAAAAAAAACAAAAGGTTAACGATATTACTTTTTTTGTTGAAAATAACACGGTTTGCAGAAGCATTCAGTTATTAAATTACTTTGATGAAGAAACTACTAAAAAATGTGGTATTTGTGACGTTTGTTTAAGGGATAAAAAAGGAATTAAAAATAATATAGAAATTCTTATACTTAACATAATAAAAGAACACAAAGAATTATCCTCTAAAGAAATCTGTACCTTAGTAAAAGTAAAAGAAGGAGACATTTTAATACATTTGCGAAAATTACTAGCCAATGAAATAATTGGTATTACAAACTACAATAAATATTTTATAAAATAA
- a CDS encoding peptidylprolyl isomerase, with amino-acid sequence MKKQVLSIAILFCCLTIVAQSKKELFSVNKKPVSVSEFKRVYEKNLGLVVDEDSKNIDKYLDLYINYKLKVNEAYSLGLDTVRAYKRELEGYKKQLIAPYLQDQESINKMVKEAYSRIKNEVKASHILVRLPKKATSADTLKAYNKIIEIRNRVVSGESFAKVAREMSEDPSAQFNGGNLGYFSAFKMVYPFEDNAYKTDLQGVSNPFKTRFGYHILKVTGKRESKGEFEVAHILARDRSIVGKAKIDSLYKKIKKGESFEEIAQKYSEDVGTAQLGGKLPKFGTGKMVEDFEVNVLALKKINEVSKPFKTKFGWHIVKLLKTYPINSFDKMKVTIEKKVKSSDRLRVSQKAVLDKLKKEYDISIYDKNFEIFTNKSIKELSKMQLTHDNLLSINNKKIKQKAFFDYIRYRRKEDIGLLFEGFKNEEIFNYFKEDLVNKEPEYKHTLTEYKEGLLLFELMQQKIWKKSANDSIGLQRFFNKTKGNYKQKKLEDIKGEVISDYQKKLEDDWIKDLRKNNVIRIRKRELKKLKQIYNQ; translated from the coding sequence ATGAAAAAACAAGTTTTAAGTATAGCTATTTTATTTTGTTGTTTAACAATTGTTGCACAAAGTAAAAAAGAATTGTTTAGTGTTAATAAAAAACCTGTATCAGTTTCAGAGTTTAAAAGGGTTTATGAAAAAAACTTGGGACTTGTTGTTGATGAAGATTCTAAAAATATTGATAAATATCTTGATTTATATATAAATTATAAGTTAAAAGTAAATGAGGCGTATTCATTAGGTTTAGATACTGTAAGAGCTTATAAGAGAGAATTAGAAGGGTATAAAAAACAATTGATTGCTCCTTATTTACAAGATCAAGAGTCAATTAATAAAATGGTAAAAGAGGCTTACTCACGAATTAAAAATGAAGTAAAAGCAAGTCATATATTAGTTAGATTACCTAAAAAAGCAACAAGTGCAGATACATTAAAAGCGTATAATAAAATTATAGAAATTAGAAATAGAGTTGTGTCTGGAGAATCATTTGCTAAGGTAGCAAGAGAAATGTCAGAAGATCCTTCAGCGCAGTTTAATGGAGGTAATTTAGGGTACTTTTCAGCATTTAAAATGGTATATCCTTTTGAAGATAACGCTTATAAAACAGACTTGCAAGGAGTATCAAATCCGTTTAAAACTAGATTCGGTTATCATATTTTAAAAGTAACAGGAAAAAGAGAGTCAAAAGGTGAATTTGAAGTAGCTCATATTTTAGCTAGAGATAGATCTATAGTAGGAAAAGCAAAAATAGATTCATTGTATAAGAAGATTAAAAAAGGTGAATCTTTTGAAGAAATTGCTCAAAAATATTCAGAAGATGTTGGAACTGCACAATTAGGAGGAAAACTTCCAAAGTTTGGAACTGGTAAAATGGTTGAAGATTTTGAGGTAAATGTATTAGCTTTAAAAAAAATAAATGAAGTTAGTAAACCTTTTAAAACTAAGTTTGGGTGGCATATTGTAAAACTATTAAAAACTTACCCTATTAACTCTTTTGATAAGATGAAAGTAACTATTGAGAAAAAAGTTAAAAGTTCTGATAGGTTAAGAGTATCTCAGAAGGCAGTTCTAGACAAATTAAAAAAGGAATATGATATAAGTATTTATGATAAAAATTTTGAAATTTTTACAAATAAATCAATAAAAGAATTGTCTAAAATGCAATTAACACATGATAACTTACTTTCTATAAATAATAAAAAAATTAAACAAAAAGCTTTTTTTGATTATATTAGATATAGAAGAAAAGAGGATATTGGATTATTATTTGAGGGATTTAAAAATGAAGAGATTTTTAATTACTTTAAAGAAGATTTAGTAAACAAAGAACCAGAGTATAAACATACACTAACTGAATATAAAGAGGGGTTACTTTTATTTGAGTTAATGCAACAAAAAATATGGAAAAAATCAGCTAATGATTCTATTGGTTTGCAACGTTTTTTTAATAAAACAAAAGGAAACTATAAGCAAAAGAAACTAGAAGATATTAAAGGAGAGGTAATAAGTGATTATCAAAAAAAATTAGAAGATGATTGGATAAAAGACCTAAGAAAGAATAATGTTATAAGAATTAGAAAAAGAGAACTTAAAAAATTAAAACAAATATATAATCAATAA